A window of the Desulfobacula toluolica Tol2 genome harbors these coding sequences:
- a CDS encoding ABC transporter ATP-binding protein — translation MDAIEIEDLKKVYKDVTALGGVNLRIKQGELFAYLGPNGAGKTTTIRILTGLTRPGSGRCRINGFDIQKNVRDAKRQYGLVPQAVNLDQELTVAENLMIHGRLFQMSASAIRKETDRLLGYVDLKDRKKTPVKNLSGGMKRRLMIARALLHAPGVLFLDEPTAGLDPGIRRRIWALIKKIQSQGTTVFLTTHYIEEAEFLADRVAFLDKGQIVALNTPENFMKAIGSWAIDRLKEDVMETVYFKDRQSAEAFNTRNLALYTLRRVNLEDAFLSLTGKKVGGTS, via the coding sequence ATGGATGCCATAGAAATAGAAGATTTAAAAAAAGTGTATAAGGATGTGACAGCCTTGGGGGGAGTCAACTTGAGAATCAAGCAGGGAGAGCTGTTTGCCTATCTGGGCCCCAACGGGGCCGGCAAGACCACCACAATCCGGATTCTCACGGGACTTACCCGGCCCGGCTCCGGTAGATGCCGCATCAATGGGTTTGATATCCAGAAAAATGTCCGGGATGCCAAACGCCAGTATGGGCTTGTGCCCCAGGCCGTAAACCTGGACCAGGAATTGACGGTGGCTGAAAATCTCATGATTCACGGCCGGCTTTTCCAGATGAGTGCTTCAGCCATCCGTAAAGAAACGGACCGGCTTTTGGGGTATGTGGATTTAAAAGATCGAAAAAAAACACCGGTAAAAAATCTGTCCGGCGGTATGAAACGGCGCCTCATGATTGCCCGGGCCCTGTTGCATGCACCGGGAGTGCTGTTTCTGGATGAACCCACGGCAGGGCTTGATCCGGGTATCAGGCGGCGGATCTGGGCCCTGATAAAAAAAATACAGTCCCAGGGCACCACTGTATTTTTAACCACCCATTATATTGAAGAGGCGGAATTTCTGGCCGACCGGGTGGCATTTTTGGACAAGGGACAAATCGTGGCCCTGAACACGCCGGAAAATTTTATGAAAGCCATTGGCAGCTGGGCCATTGACCGGCTCAAGGAGGATGTCATGGAAACGGTTTATTTCAAGGACAGACAGTCGGCCGAGGCGTTTAATACCCGGAATCTTGCACTATATACATTGCGCCGGGTCAATCTGGAAGATGCCTTTTTAAGTCTGACCGGCAAGAAGGTGGGTGGGACATCTTGA
- a CDS encoding THUMP domain-containing class I SAM-dependent RNA methyltransferase, producing MNTGKKSILQKGKGKTRRQAKLAYLYEKESQYFAQVAESIKDIAIKELKELGAYNLQPVFRGIWFCASKKDFYRITYFSRLVSRVLAPLVLFEAHDKDELYKAAKKIRWEEFLTPKKTFSIVANVSESEITHSNFAGLRIKDAIADYFRDRSNKRPSVDAKDPYIIINLHLHRNMATLSIDASGGALHKRGYREESVSAPMQETVAASIIRLSEWDGTVPLYDPMCGSGTLLCEALMAYSRIPAQVFRTRFGFERLPDFNADLWERIKQESRDNFRELKANMILGSDVSEHSVNAARTNIMGLHFGSEINIELKDFQDIDAIEDSVIITNPPYGIRMGKDQNLNEFYQNLGLFLKNRCKNSKAFVYFGEPKYIKKVPLSPSWKRPLKIGGLDGKLVKYDLY from the coding sequence TTGAATACAGGTAAAAAAAGCATCCTTCAAAAAGGAAAAGGCAAGACAAGACGACAGGCAAAACTTGCGTATTTATACGAAAAAGAGTCACAATATTTTGCCCAGGTTGCCGAAAGTATAAAAGACATTGCCATAAAAGAACTCAAAGAGCTGGGAGCCTATAATTTACAACCGGTTTTCAGAGGGATATGGTTTTGTGCATCCAAAAAGGATTTTTATCGGATCACTTATTTTTCACGACTTGTCTCAAGGGTTCTGGCACCACTTGTTTTGTTTGAAGCCCATGACAAGGATGAACTGTATAAGGCTGCCAAAAAAATAAGATGGGAAGAGTTTTTAACCCCTAAAAAAACATTTTCCATTGTGGCCAATGTGTCTGAATCGGAAATTACACACTCCAATTTTGCAGGATTGCGGATCAAAGATGCTATAGCCGATTATTTCAGGGACAGGTCTAATAAAAGACCCAGTGTGGATGCAAAAGACCCTTATATCATTATTAATCTGCACCTTCACAGAAACATGGCCACCTTGTCTATTGATGCATCTGGCGGGGCGTTGCACAAACGCGGTTACAGGGAAGAATCCGTATCCGCTCCCATGCAGGAAACAGTTGCCGCATCCATTATCCGGCTTTCCGAATGGGATGGAACCGTCCCTTTATACGATCCCATGTGCGGATCAGGCACCCTTTTGTGTGAAGCCCTCATGGCCTATAGCAGGATACCTGCACAGGTGTTCAGAACCCGGTTCGGGTTTGAGCGGCTGCCTGATTTTAATGCCGATTTATGGGAACGGATTAAACAAGAGTCCCGGGATAATTTCAGGGAATTAAAAGCAAACATGATTTTGGGAAGTGATGTGTCCGAACATTCGGTGAATGCCGCAAGAACCAATATTATGGGACTTCATTTCGGCAGTGAAATCAACATTGAACTAAAGGATTTCCAGGATATAGACGCCATAGAAGACAGTGTGATCATAACCAATCCACCCTATGGTATCAGGATGGGAAAAGATCAAAACCTTAACGAGTTTTATCAAAATCTGGGGCTTTTTTTGAAAAACAGGTGCAAAAATTCAAAAGCCTTTGTCTATTTTGGAGAACCCAAATACATTAAAAAAGTTCCCCTTTCCCCTTCCTGGAAACGTCCGTTGAAAATCGGGGGCCTTGACGGCAAACTTGTAAAATACGACCTGTATTAA
- a CDS encoding M24 family metallopeptidase, which yields MELVPKSQIYARIKKFQKWLTSKDLDGAFVLQNVDLYYLSGTLQRAILFVPCEGQPLLMVIKSFQRARNESAIQAIFEIQGRGGILPILAGHGHGMLKRVGFELDVLPTAQYLWFQKKFPRIDFVDISPGIRKLRTIKTPYEVNQIQRATAILDKGYQEIQQLIREGMTELEIDGLLYCLARKEGHMGIMRMRGWNQEMTHAHVLSGESGAVVSSGETTAGGPGNTPAMPQGAGFGRVKKNEPIYIDYGVGVNGYFSDQTRTLVMGDLEDDLARAYECSKKILETLEAEVQPGIPCARLYERAHSIARKNGFEENFMGYGQGKVKFVGHGIGLEIDELPVMAPGFKAPIQEGMVFALEPKFVFPGKGIVGIEDDYRVTSKGIERLTLTDQALIRIS from the coding sequence TTGGAGCTGGTCCCGAAATCTCAGATTTATGCCCGAATTAAAAAGTTTCAAAAATGGCTGACATCCAAAGATCTGGATGGAGCCTTTGTTCTTCAGAACGTTGATTTGTATTATTTGAGCGGTACGCTTCAGCGCGCGATATTGTTTGTGCCTTGTGAAGGGCAACCGCTGTTAATGGTGATAAAAAGTTTTCAGCGGGCCCGGAATGAATCTGCGATCCAAGCAATCTTTGAAATACAGGGACGTGGCGGGATATTGCCGATTTTGGCAGGCCATGGCCATGGCATGCTCAAGCGAGTGGGCTTTGAGTTGGATGTTCTTCCAACGGCCCAGTATCTCTGGTTTCAAAAAAAATTCCCGCGGATAGATTTTGTTGATATTTCCCCTGGCATACGAAAATTGAGAACAATCAAAACTCCCTATGAGGTGAATCAAATACAGCGGGCCACCGCTATTCTGGACAAAGGATACCAGGAAATTCAACAATTGATTCGAGAAGGCATGACTGAACTTGAAATTGATGGCCTTCTTTACTGCCTGGCCAGGAAGGAAGGCCATATGGGGATTATGCGCATGCGCGGGTGGAACCAGGAGATGACCCATGCCCATGTACTATCAGGAGAAAGCGGGGCCGTGGTTTCATCCGGTGAAACCACGGCAGGTGGTCCAGGTAACACCCCGGCCATGCCCCAGGGAGCCGGATTTGGACGTGTTAAAAAAAATGAGCCGATCTACATTGATTATGGGGTGGGCGTGAACGGGTATTTCAGTGATCAGACCCGAACCCTTGTGATGGGTGATCTGGAAGATGATTTGGCAAGGGCCTATGAGTGCAGTAAAAAAATTTTAGAAACACTCGAAGCTGAAGTTCAGCCAGGCATCCCCTGTGCCCGACTCTATGAAAGGGCCCATTCCATAGCCCGCAAGAACGGATTTGAAGAAAATTTCATGGGATATGGCCAGGGTAAGGTTAAATTTGTAGGGCATGGTATAGGCCTTGAGATTGATGAGCTTCCGGTTATGGCTCCAGGCTTTAAAGCACCCATACAGGAAGGCATGGTATTCGCCCTTGAGCCTAAATTTGTTTTTCCCGGCAAGGGAATCGTCGGTATCGAAGATGATTACAGGGTCACCTCAAAAGGAATTGAGCGGCTTACATTAACGGACCAGGCGTTGATCCGCATATCTTAA
- a CDS encoding putative cobaltochelatase — protein sequence MRNIFPFSAIIGQEDLKLSLILTAIHPGIGGVLIRGEKGTAKSTIVRGLADVLPKIRVIEGCAFNCNPDSLFLCDTCKQGIPEDRIITLRKQVVTLPLNATEDRVAGGMDFNRAVKEGRKILLPGLLAQAHRGILYVDEINLLDDHIVDIILDAAASGENHVEREGLSLCHEAKFLLVGTMNPEEGDLRPQLLDRFGLCVEVASEKDPEARITLMEQRELYDRDPTAFRVGCESKTQKLAQKIEKAKKLLPRVRMRSHLRSFIAELCSSNHVAGHRADLVIEQAARAHAALLGQVDVEIDDISVVAKFALLHRKREADPPPPPPPPPSEKDRKDDPPSEPDEPNKPDEPNQEGDPEQENPPPAESGKPDSENPEENDRDDPDQDTKKDLPQPKEDVKEQIFDIGATFKVKKITTPRDRKMRRGSGRRSRTRVSRKQGRYVKSGMKRLHNDVAFDATLRAAAPYQLRREVPEGLFISLKPEDIREKIREKRIGNFLAFLVDASGSMGAKGRMAASKGAVLSLLLDAYQKRDRVAMVSFRKSEAYVNLPPTSSIELAAQYLKEMPVGGRTPLSAGLDKVFQMVGNVLLRDPATRPIVLIITDGKTNVAMGQGKPVEEAMTFAARMGQDERIKYIVVDTEADGLVRFGLAGKLAAAAGAQYCKIDDLQADSLVSLVKDTQ from the coding sequence ATGAGAAACATATTTCCCTTTTCAGCCATCATCGGCCAGGAAGACTTAAAGCTGTCACTGATCCTTACCGCCATTCATCCCGGCATTGGCGGTGTCCTGATCCGGGGGGAAAAGGGTACGGCCAAATCCACGATCGTCCGGGGTCTGGCGGATGTACTGCCAAAAATCCGGGTGATCGAAGGATGTGCTTTTAATTGTAATCCAGACAGCTTGTTTTTATGTGATACCTGTAAACAGGGGATACCTGAAGACAGGATCATCACCCTCCGCAAGCAGGTGGTCACCCTGCCGTTGAATGCCACCGAGGACCGGGTGGCCGGTGGTATGGATTTTAACCGGGCAGTAAAGGAAGGCAGAAAAATCTTGCTGCCGGGGCTTCTGGCCCAGGCCCACCGGGGAATTCTTTACGTGGATGAAATTAATCTTTTGGATGACCATATTGTGGATATTATCCTGGATGCAGCCGCTTCCGGGGAAAACCATGTGGAGCGGGAAGGACTTTCCTTGTGCCATGAAGCAAAATTTCTCCTGGTGGGGACCATGAACCCGGAAGAAGGGGATCTGCGTCCTCAGCTCCTGGATCGGTTCGGATTATGCGTGGAGGTGGCTTCGGAAAAAGATCCGGAAGCAAGGATCACCCTCATGGAACAGCGGGAATTGTATGACCGTGATCCAACGGCCTTCAGGGTCGGCTGTGAATCAAAGACCCAAAAGCTGGCTCAAAAGATTGAAAAGGCAAAAAAATTGTTGCCCCGGGTCCGGATGCGGTCCCATTTGCGGTCTTTTATTGCAGAACTCTGTAGCAGCAACCATGTGGCAGGCCACAGGGCTGATCTTGTCATTGAACAGGCTGCCCGGGCCCATGCAGCACTTCTGGGACAGGTGGATGTAGAGATTGATGACATCAGTGTGGTGGCAAAATTTGCCTTGCTGCACAGGAAGCGGGAGGCTGATCCGCCACCGCCACCGCCACCACCGCCTTCTGAAAAGGACCGGAAGGATGATCCCCCCTCTGAACCGGATGAACCAAATAAACCGGATGAACCGAATCAGGAAGGGGACCCTGAACAAGAAAACCCGCCACCGGCTGAATCCGGGAAACCGGACTCAGAAAATCCTGAAGAAAATGACCGGGATGATCCGGATCAGGATACAAAAAAAGATCTGCCCCAGCCTAAAGAGGATGTCAAAGAGCAGATATTTGACATCGGTGCCACATTCAAGGTTAAAAAAATTACCACGCCCAGGGACCGTAAGATGCGGCGGGGATCGGGTCGGCGTTCCCGCACCCGGGTATCCCGGAAACAGGGCCGGTATGTAAAAAGCGGGATGAAAAGACTCCATAATGACGTGGCCTTTGATGCCACGCTCAGGGCTGCAGCCCCTTACCAGCTTCGGCGGGAGGTGCCGGAAGGACTTTTTATCAGCCTTAAACCCGAGGATATCAGGGAAAAAATCAGGGAAAAAAGAATTGGAAATTTCCTGGCTTTCCTGGTGGATGCCTCCGGATCAATGGGGGCAAAAGGGCGGATGGCCGCTTCCAAGGGGGCTGTTTTATCCCTTCTTCTGGATGCTTACCAGAAACGGGACCGGGTGGCAATGGTTTCGTTCAGAAAATCAGAGGCCTATGTCAACCTGCCCCCTACAAGTTCAATAGAGCTTGCGGCCCAGTATCTTAAGGAAATGCCCGTGGGCGGCAGAACCCCCCTGTCCGCCGGCCTGGACAAGGTGTTTCAGATGGTGGGGAATGTGCTGCTCAGGGATCCGGCCACCCGTCCGATTGTTTTGATTATCACGGACGGAAAAACCAATGTGGCAATGGGACAGGGCAAGCCTGTGGAAGAGGCCATGACTTTTGCAGCCAGGATGGGACAGGATGAACGGATCAAGTATATCGTGGTGGACACCGAAGCCGATGGACTGGTGCGCTTCGGGCTTGCCGGGAAACTGGCTGCTGCGGCCGGTGCCCAATATTGTAAAATAGATGATTTGCAGGCCGACTCCCTTGTCAGTCTGGTTAAAGATACCCAATAA
- a CDS encoding ATP-binding protein gives MKNKPIFPFTAIVGQEEMKLALILNIINPTLSGVLIRGEKGTAKSTAVRALAQILPNIERVKACPFQLAVNETGTICNACVSTDCPARSDSAILETTLLGISVIELPVGATEDRVVGTMDLEHALKKGEKRIEPGLLAAAHRGILYVDEVNLLDDHVVDVLLDSAAMGVNTIEREGVSFSHPARFTLVGTMNPEEGELRPQLLDRFGLCVNIQGALEPEDRVAVMERRAAFDEDPDGFCRQWENRSQYLSQKIEQAMDLYPRVTIERPLLYEIASFCLDVGVDGHRGDIIILKTAKTLAAYNGRDQVDSADIERAAELALPHRIRRKPLQEVARDIHAVREQNRGAKAV, from the coding sequence ATGAAAAACAAACCCATATTCCCCTTCACGGCCATTGTGGGACAAGAAGAAATGAAGTTGGCATTGATACTCAATATTATAAACCCCACCTTGTCAGGCGTACTCATCAGGGGAGAAAAAGGCACGGCAAAGTCCACAGCGGTAAGGGCCCTGGCTCAAATTCTGCCGAACATTGAGCGGGTAAAGGCGTGTCCGTTCCAACTGGCCGTAAACGAGACAGGAACAATCTGTAACGCCTGTGTCTCAACGGATTGCCCGGCCCGATCCGATAGCGCAATACTTGAAACCACTCTTTTGGGAATCAGTGTTATTGAATTGCCCGTGGGTGCCACAGAAGACCGGGTAGTGGGAACGATGGATCTGGAACATGCCTTGAAAAAAGGGGAAAAAAGGATCGAGCCCGGCCTTCTGGCAGCGGCCCACCGGGGTATTCTCTATGTGGATGAGGTGAATCTGCTGGATGACCATGTGGTGGATGTACTCCTGGATTCCGCAGCCATGGGGGTGAACACCATTGAAAGGGAAGGTGTTTCTTTTTCCCATCCGGCCAGGTTTACCCTTGTGGGAACCATGAACCCTGAAGAAGGGGAGTTGCGGCCCCAGCTCCTGGACCGTTTCGGACTCTGTGTCAATATTCAGGGCGCGTTGGAGCCTGAAGACCGGGTGGCGGTCATGGAACGGCGTGCTGCCTTTGATGAAGACCCGGACGGTTTTTGCCGGCAATGGGAAAACAGGTCCCAGTACCTGTCCCAAAAGATCGAACAGGCCATGGATCTTTATCCCCGGGTGACCATTGAAAGACCGCTGCTTTATGAAATCGCTTCTTTCTGCCTGGATGTGGGGGTAGACGGTCACCGGGGGGATATCATCATCCTGAAAACCGCCAAGACCCTGGCGGCCTACAACGGCCGGGACCAGGTGGATTCGGCAGACATTGAACGGGCCGCAGAGCTTGCCCTTCCCCACAGGATCAGGCGCAAACCCCTCCAGGAGGTGGCCCGGGACATTCATGCCGTCAGAGAACAAAACCGGGGGGCCAAGGCTGTCTAA
- a CDS encoding carbon-nitrogen hydrolase family protein, protein MENHLNTALIHLDVRYKDPKTNCRELIRLNREAAGNGSQIIVNTEMGISGYSFQSREDIFPYTQTDRDEIIRQIKEIAREFRSYICLGFAEKDQESALFYNTAMVIDPVGEIILKYHKINAEARWACPGDPVQNNVFDTPWARIGVLICSDTYHSLMPRQTALKGADLILVPANWPSSGLDPEELWAIRAKENGIYIAACNRGGKDRMMSCENAPSGVFSPAGETLISLCSKESAIVNCRLPLTRGRLSGIIRPDIMADRNPSAWGPIYLDMRHVAYGGGDLTSYYDLATPSPFRVICHTAMGDDFSEQNLYNRVKELSNTPLNDFVLLVFPQVVTADPTDLVARLSDEIAHKKTAVCFSINNGQNSLFLITPLAGAVMHTIDGKGYGTGPEGISIVDTGPVRLGLCSPEELRHPETGVTHSKLGCDLLISSTGHITPDNRQVYACRSLDKICVAVAGSNTAFICQPPEGHNRWKESFAETPNLCEDRIDLEKIRDKTFQDRIDFKTLLNSNPTQAGKSNRLQDAGFL, encoded by the coding sequence ATGGAAAATCACTTAAATACGGCGTTGATTCATCTGGATGTGCGGTACAAAGATCCAAAGACCAATTGCCGGGAATTGATCCGGCTTAACCGGGAAGCAGCCGGGAACGGATCACAAATCATTGTGAATACGGAAATGGGGATATCCGGGTATAGTTTTCAATCCAGGGAAGATATTTTTCCCTATACCCAAACAGATCGCGATGAGATCATAAGACAGATCAAAGAGATTGCCCGGGAATTTCGCTCCTATATCTGTCTGGGGTTTGCGGAAAAGGACCAGGAAAGCGCTCTTTTTTACAACACGGCCATGGTCATCGACCCGGTGGGTGAAATCATTCTGAAATACCATAAGATCAATGCGGAAGCCAGGTGGGCCTGTCCGGGTGATCCGGTCCAGAATAATGTATTTGACACACCCTGGGCAAGAATAGGGGTACTGATCTGCTCTGATACCTACCACAGCCTTATGCCCAGGCAGACAGCGCTCAAAGGGGCCGATCTCATCCTGGTGCCGGCCAACTGGCCTTCATCCGGGCTGGACCCCGAAGAATTATGGGCCATTCGTGCAAAAGAAAACGGGATCTATATTGCTGCGTGCAACAGGGGAGGCAAAGATCGGATGATGAGTTGTGAAAACGCGCCTTCGGGCGTCTTTTCCCCTGCAGGAGAGACCCTCATATCCCTTTGCAGTAAAGAGTCGGCCATTGTCAACTGCCGCCTGCCCCTGACCCGGGGCAGACTTTCCGGAATCATCCGTCCTGATATCATGGCGGACCGAAATCCTTCAGCCTGGGGTCCCATCTATCTTGATATGCGCCATGTCGCCTATGGAGGCGGGGATCTGACCTCTTATTATGATCTTGCAACGCCGTCTCCTTTCCGGGTGATTTGCCATACTGCAATGGGGGACGACTTTTCGGAGCAGAATCTGTACAACCGTGTAAAGGAACTTTCCAACACCCCTTTAAACGACTTTGTTCTCCTGGTTTTCCCACAGGTGGTTACAGCCGATCCGACAGACCTGGTTGCACGGCTTTCAGATGAGATTGCCCACAAAAAAACAGCGGTCTGCTTTAGTATCAACAATGGGCAAAACAGCCTTTTTCTTATTACGCCCTTGGCCGGTGCAGTGATGCATACCATTGACGGCAAAGGATACGGGACAGGCCCTGAAGGGATTTCCATTGTGGATACAGGCCCGGTCAGGCTTGGACTGTGCAGTCCTGAAGAGTTACGCCACCCGGAAACAGGGGTGACCCATTCAAAATTGGGGTGTGACCTTTTGATCTCTTCCACGGGACACATAACGCCGGACAACCGGCAGGTATATGCTTGCCGGAGCCTGGATAAAATTTGTGTGGCGGTTGCCGGAAGCAATACCGCATTTATCTGCCAGCCGCCTGAAGGACACAACCGGTGGAAGGAATCTTTTGCGGAAACCCCGAACCTTTGCGAGGACAGGATCGATCTTGAAAAGATACGGGACAAGACCTTTCAGGACAGAATTGATTTTAAGACCCTGTTGAACAGCAACCCCACGCAAGCTGGGAAAAGCAACCGCCTTCAAGATGCCGGTTTTTTATGA
- a CDS encoding adenosylcobinamide amidohydrolase — MDKQMHLKTYDDVLELYRNQKKIYAKFLTPHRVISTCRVNGGLRDDISVLLNHQSCEPCNHMGAHTKKITQEPEAYLEQICTREGLDWRYCACLGTAANMNYAAIYKEQFQNLWVMAVATGGVEANAGRAGDDAHYYEKDGAWVHVDDIGKTPTPGTINIMIFINKPLNCGSMARAIVTATEAKTAVLQELAVNSRYSDGLATGTGTDQIAVAARLTDEPELTSAGKHTKLGELIGKAVKKAVRKTLCLQNRLSPEGQRSVKIHIERFGTDKKEMIQGICSHLNDDLARLAKDNIDSINRDPLIVAAVAALVHLRDKSAWGILPATCMKEIFSSFGAQVAMAVSGRTDQIETYRLKLSQNLSNTSDKAMLALIFKALAMGFEEKWKIT; from the coding sequence ATGGATAAACAGATGCATTTGAAAACCTATGATGATGTGCTGGAACTTTACCGGAACCAGAAAAAAATTTATGCAAAATTTTTAACCCCCCACCGGGTAATCTCCACCTGCCGTGTCAACGGCGGGCTGAGAGATGACATAAGCGTCCTGCTCAACCACCAGTCCTGTGAGCCCTGTAATCATATGGGCGCACATACCAAAAAAATTACCCAAGAGCCTGAAGCTTATCTGGAGCAGATCTGCACCCGGGAAGGACTGGACTGGCGGTATTGTGCCTGTCTGGGCACGGCTGCCAACATGAATTATGCCGCCATATACAAGGAGCAGTTTCAAAATCTCTGGGTGATGGCAGTTGCCACGGGCGGGGTGGAAGCCAATGCCGGGCGGGCGGGGGATGATGCGCATTATTATGAAAAAGACGGGGCCTGGGTCCATGTGGATGATATCGGCAAAACGCCAACACCTGGTACCATCAATATAATGATCTTTATCAATAAACCGTTAAACTGCGGTTCCATGGCCCGGGCCATTGTCACGGCCACTGAAGCCAAAACCGCAGTTCTCCAGGAATTAGCCGTGAATTCCCGGTATTCCGACGGTCTTGCCACAGGAACCGGGACAGACCAGATCGCTGTTGCCGCAAGATTAACTGATGAACCAGAACTGACAAGTGCAGGCAAGCATACCAAGCTTGGAGAACTTATCGGAAAAGCCGTTAAAAAAGCGGTTCGCAAGACCCTTTGCCTTCAGAATCGCCTGAGCCCGGAGGGTCAACGGTCAGTAAAGATCCATATCGAACGGTTTGGAACAGATAAAAAAGAGATGATCCAGGGCATCTGCAGTCATTTAAATGATGACCTTGCCCGGCTGGCAAAGGATAATATTGACAGCATCAACCGTGATCCCCTTATTGTGGCTGCAGTAGCAGCCTTGGTTCATCTCAGGGATAAATCCGCCTGGGGCATTTTGCCGGCAACCTGCATGAAGGAAATTTTTTCAAGCTTTGGAGCCCAGGTTGCCATGGCCGTGTCCGGCAGGACGGATCAAATAGAAACCTATCGACTAAAACTGTCGCAAAACCTGTCCAACACCAGCGACAAGGCAATGCTGGCATTGATTTTCAAAGCACTTGCCATGGGATTTGAGGAAAAATGGAAAATCACTTAA
- a CDS encoding ABC transporter permease produces the protein MGHLEIKADKSIGIINMIHAISAIYIREMLILKKRITRQIPSWSISPLLYLIAFGYAAGHAAPVEGHTYMQFLIPGLIAMSSMTQAFAIASDINIARFYWHIFEEFQAAPISDFAYVTGEVLAGMTRAFCSVLVIMVLGGLFRVDVHYNMVFLVAVLLNSFVFASLAVGLAMVVKSHADQAMLNSFVITPMAFLGGTFFPVDRLPVWAGKILSFLPLTHASSVIRSACLGKETDPLSWLVLLVIGMAFFAAAIFCVEKAKD, from the coding sequence GTGGGACATCTTGAAATCAAAGCGGATAAATCAATAGGAATTATTAACATGATACACGCCATATCAGCAATCTATATACGGGAGATGCTGATCCTAAAGAAAAGGATCACCCGGCAGATCCCGTCCTGGTCCATCTCCCCTTTATTGTATCTTATTGCCTTTGGGTATGCCGCAGGCCATGCCGCTCCGGTTGAGGGGCATACATATATGCAATTTTTAATCCCGGGCCTTATTGCCATGAGCAGCATGACCCAGGCCTTTGCCATTGCCAGTGATATTAATATTGCAAGATTTTACTGGCATATTTTTGAAGAATTCCAGGCAGCCCCTATTTCAGACTTTGCCTATGTGACGGGCGAGGTTCTGGCAGGCATGACCCGGGCGTTTTGTTCTGTCTTGGTGATTATGGTCCTGGGGGGTCTGTTCCGGGTGGATGTTCATTATAACATGGTATTTTTGGTCGCAGTCCTGCTCAACAGTTTTGTGTTTGCATCCCTGGCCGTGGGGCTTGCCATGGTTGTCAAATCCCATGCAGACCAGGCCATGCTCAATTCTTTTGTGATCACTCCCATGGCATTTCTGGGGGGGACGTTTTTCCCGGTTGACAGACTGCCGGTATGGGCGGGAAAAATCCTTTCTTTTCTTCCCCTGACCCATGCTTCATCCGTCATTCGTTCTGCCTGCCTGGGAAAAGAAACCGACCCTTTATCCTGGCTGGTGCTGTTAGTCATCGGTATGGCCTTTTTTGCCGCAGCGATTTTCTGTGTTGAAAAGGCAAAAGATTAA